In Labeo rohita strain BAU-BD-2019 unplaced genomic scaffold, IGBB_LRoh.1.0 scaffold_1070, whole genome shotgun sequence, the genomic window AGAAGAGATTCAGAAGATGTACGTAAGTTCATCTGCTTCTTTTGTTGTGTCAGTCTAAACTCCTGATTCTGGTTCAgttctttctctctgttttttgcAGATGATGATGTTTTTGGCAGCTTTTCTCCCTCTTTTATTGGGCAGTGGTTCTGCACTCATGCCTTTCGACTGTTCTGACATCCAAAACTCAGGAGAAACACTTAGTGGGATTTACGCCATCTATCCAGCAGGTGACTTTCCCGTCTGGGTTTACTGTCACATTGTCTCAGATGGGACCGTTGAAGACAATGGAGGATGGACGGTACGAATGTGACTTTAGATCATTAAACATACATCAGAACATACATTAtgaatactgtatataaacCCATCACAGGTGATTCAGAGGAGAGTGGACGGCAGTGTAAATTTCTATCGCCCGTGGAATCAATACAAGAGAGGATTTGGGAATGTGGAGACGGAATACTGGCTGGGTAAGTCCATTTGTGtggatgtttgtgtgtttgttgaacATGTTcttcatatgtgtgtgtgaacaggGCTGGAGAACATGTTCCAGCTGACACGTAACAGGGCGTATATGCTGAGAGTGGATCTGGAGGATTTTAATGGAAGGAAAGGTTACGCTCTGTACTCATCCTTCTCTGTGGGTGCTGAAGTTGATGGATATAAACTGCAAGTTTCAGGATTTACTGATGGAGGAGCAGGTAGGACACTTTCATTCATAGGATTCATGTACACTTGATCATGCACTTTTGCTtgcttaaatgtgtttttataagacATTAAATTTGGAACCAgactgttaaatgtaatttaccaGCTTTTCTATAATGTATTCTTTAAATGTGGCTTACatgtgtaaatgttaaaaaattaggATTTGTTTAGAATACCACCAAGCATTGTGAGATGTCACAATGTTGCTCTGGTAACATT contains:
- the LOC127157430 gene encoding microfibril-associated glycoprotein 4-like isoform X1, which encodes MYMMMFLAAFLPLLLGSGSALMPFDCSDIQNSGETLSGIYAIYPAGDFPVWVYCHIVSDGTVEDNGGWTVIQRRVDGSVNFYRPWNQYKRGFGNVETEYWLGLENMFQLTRNRAYMLRVDLEDFNGRKGYALYSSFSVGAEVDGYKLQVSGFTDGGAGDSLTFHNGLKFTTFDKDQDIDDNNCAKMRLGGFWYRATPCHYTNPNGIYLWGRDATIFGIGNAWYTWENSVAVGMKTISMKIKPMS
- the LOC127157430 gene encoding microfibril-associated glycoprotein 4-like isoform X2 — translated: MMMFLAAFLPLLLGSGSALMPFDCSDIQNSGETLSGIYAIYPAGDFPVWVYCHIVSDGTVEDNGGWTVIQRRVDGSVNFYRPWNQYKRGFGNVETEYWLGLENMFQLTRNRAYMLRVDLEDFNGRKGYALYSSFSVGAEVDGYKLQVSGFTDGGAGDSLTFHNGLKFTTFDKDQDIDDNNCAKMRLGGFWYRATPCHYTNPNGIYLWGRDATIFGIGNAWYTWENSVAVGMKTISMKIKPMS